The Oryzias latipes chromosome 16, ASM223467v1 genome includes a region encoding these proteins:
- the LOC105355998 gene encoding protein FAM110C-like, with protein MKPLTPIGSPSPLRLLNKGPDYLRRQIDGGGHGRSISAVERLEADKAKYVKSQQVINTKQEPVLVPCATPPPHTRRAFSTPGSLTPRLPPRRLSNTPFSISSGSFPSRDENENDDSRKENRRTSVDIEVHNRSNVNYVTPPSPRTPGTNKLVAPHSAPVLRKSTGKRMLRPDSLVIYRQKKECKSLSDAAAGENNNVDVKGQSFVRRLFQGSMREKNGGGEGRIQKMVIGEEKAPSRDGDSRMSWTNDKDAPDGAGSRKTDQERSPLSLPSPGSRFRLENTSNVFTNTTSDAVNGAVTNGNDDDNDPWRRVSPPPSRRLFGELQRSKSDLLLHCSVAFSEQEHFFDFCGLDMDMIERLGRQNFLSGASSTDTLSLALRSVSEDSGGASEPSEFSRHSGDGLFQEELAEQLPTGVSIIERNARVIKWLYGCKNAAQEGPKESTV; from the coding sequence ATGAAACCTCTCACGCCGATTGGATCCCCGTCTCCTCTGAGGCTTCTCAACAAGGGTCCAGACTACCTGCGCAGGCAGATTGACGGAGGAGGTCATGGGCGATCCATCAGCGCAGTGGAAAGGCTAGAAGCAGACAAAGCCAAATACGTCAAGAGCCAGCAGGTGATCAACACCAAGCAAGAGCCCGTTCTTGTGCCCTGCGCCACGCCACCGCCACATACCCGCCGAGCTTTCTCCACGCCTGGGAGCCTAACCCCTCGTCTCCCCCCACGGCGTTTATCCAACACTCCCTTCTCCATTTCATCTGGGTCTTTCCCCTCAAGAGATGAGAATGAAAATGATGATTCCAGAAAGGAGAACAGACGGACCTCAGTTGACATTGAGGTGCACAACAGGAGCAACGTGAATTATGTGACGCCTCCCAGCCCGCGAACACCTGGGACCAACAAGTTGGTGGCCCCCCACAGCGCCCCGGTGCTCAGAAAGAGCACAGGCAAGCGCATGTTGAGGCCAGACTCTCTGGTCATCTATCGGCAGAAAAAGGAGTGTAAAAGCCTCAGCGatgctgcagcaggagaaaaCAACAACGTGGATGTGAAGGGACAGAGTTTTGTCCGACGCCTCTTCCAGGGCTCCATGAGGGAAAAGAACGGTGGAGGGGAGGGCAGAATCCAGAAGATGGTGATTGGTGAAGAAAAAGCCCCGTCGCGGGACGGTGACTCTCGCATGTCTTGGACCAACGACAAAGATGCTCCAGACGGCGCAGGAAGCCGTAAAACCGACCAAGAACGAAGTCCTCTCAGTTTACCCAGCCCTGGATCCAGATTCAGACTTGAAAACACAAGCAACGTATTTACAAACACCACCAGTGACGCAGTGAACGGTGCTGTCACCAATGGCAACGATGATGACAATGACCCATGGAGGCGCGTGTCCCCACCACCATCAAGAAGACTCTTTGGGGAGCTGCAGCGCTCCAAGTCAGACTTACTCCTTCACTGTTCTGTCGCATTTTCAGAGCAGGAGCATTTCTTTGACTTCTGTGGTCTGGACATGGACATGATAGAGCGTCTGGGTCGACAGAACTTTCTGTCCGGCGCCAGCTCCACGGACACCCTCTCTCTGGCTCTCCGCAGCGTGAGCGAAGACAGCGGCGGCGCCTCAGAGCCCAGCGAGTTCTCCCGCCATTCAGGAGACGGACTGTTTCAGGAGGAGCTGGCAGAGCAGCTTCCCACAGGGGTGTCGATCATCGAGAGGAACGCTCGAGTCATCAAGTGGCTTTACGGATGTAAAAATGCTGCTCAGGAAGGACCCAAAGAGTCTACCGTTTAA